Below is a window of Geomonas oryzisoli DNA.
GCCGCTGAGAAGGCTGCCGCTGAGAAAACTGCCGCTCTGAAGGCCGAGGCAAAGAAGACCGCCAAGGCCAAAAAGCCGGTTGCTGAAAAGGGTAAATCGCCCGCCCTTCGTAAGAAGGCAATTGCTGCTTACAAGGGTGTCATCGATCGTTATCCCGGCACCGCGGCCGCGTCCAACGCATCGGCAAAACTGCTGCAGATGGGAATCCAGTATCCTGCCATCAAGAGCGTGGGCACGACTGCAGCCCCGGGCGAAGTGACGCAGGTCTTTGAAATCGAAGTGGCCCAGTTTGCCGACGTCGATGTGGACCTCGGTGCAGCCGCCGAGTCGTTGGAGGCTGGTAAAGCATTTGCGATCCCGATGGTTATCGCCAACACGGGGAACGGCAGCGACAGCTTCTCCCTCGAATCCGGATTCCCGCCGGAGTATGGCTTCCATTTCGCCGCGGCAGCCAACCCGGGTGTTGCCATTACCAAAACCCCGACTCTCGCTGTGGGCGAGAAGTTCAGGGTGGTCGGAGTCGGCACCATGCCGCGCGGCAACATCGACGGACAGAAGAACAGCTACCCCGTCAAGGTCACCTCCTCCTTTGCCAAAGAGGCTTCGCAGACCAGGGAAATCGCCCTGGTAACCTCGGCGCCGCTGCTCAGGGGCGTGGTGAAGACGGAGAAGACCAAGCTGTTGCCCGGCGAAAAGGTCTCCTACCGTATCTCCCTGCTCAACATAGGCAGCGCACCGGCCCGCGCTGTCACGTTCCGGCTCAACTATCCGCCGCAGTACGAACCGGTCGGGTTGCCTTCCGCAGCCAAGCAGGAGGCGGGCGCCCTGGTCATGAGCGGTATGAGGCTCAAGTCGGGCGAGAGCCAGGACATCAACGTCACCTTCCGCCTCAAAGATGAGGCGCTGGCAGACCAGGAGCTGTTCGTTAGGGCAGATATCCTCAACGGCGATCTGGACAAGAAGGAATCCTTCGTGTCGGCCACCTCGGTCGTCCAGAGGGTGAGCGGGGTGACCGCCAGGACCACCGCCGGGAAAGTGGTCGTGATCCCGGGGCAGACCGTCTCCGTCCCGCTTATCGTGACCAACACCGGCAACGTCAGGGAAGTCTTCTCCATCAAGGCCACCGTGCCAGCCGATGCAGCGTACAAGTTCTACGAAGACGTGAACCGGGACGGCAAACGGCAGAGCAGCGAACCGATCATCAACCACGTCGGATCGCTCTCGCCCAGGGAAGAGGCGTACGTCATCTTCGAAATAGAGACCCCGGCAACTGCGACCGATGGCGCTGCTGCTTCCGCCTCGGTCCGGTTCGAGTCCGAGAATGCACCGGATCGCTCCGCCGCCGTCAACCTGCAGATGGCCTACTCCCGTCCTGTGCTGGAGTTGAGCCTGGCAGCACGCGGCGGCAAGCTCAAACCGGGTGAGGTCTCCTCGCTGGAGCTCAACTGCGTCAACCGCGGCTCCAACCTGGCCAAGCAGGTCACCCTGCAGAGTGTCCTCCCGGCACAGCTCGAGCTGGTCGCTGCGGATCCTTCCTTCAGCAGGGTCGACAACGGGGTGTACCTCTGGCGCTTCGACGAGCTCGGCGCTGGCGAAAAGCGAAACATCAAGGTAACCTATCGTGTCAAGCCTGGTATCGCCGTCGGCACCAGCGTGCAGATGAAGAATTCGCTGACTTACCAGGACCTTCTCGGGAACAGGTACTGAGATGGCAAAACACCGCATCGTCACCCTCGGCAGCCTCGTGCTGCTTGCCTGCGGCAGCGCCGGGCATGCAGAAGAGATGCTGCTCTACACGCCCAAGCAGGCCACGGGCACAGAGGCGCCGGCGTCACCGAAGGACGGGGTCCTGGTCCGGACGGTGACGGTGAAGCGCGGCGACACGCTTGCCAAACTTTCCCGAAAGCATATCGGGGTGTCCGACTACTTCCCCCAGATGCTCGTCTTCAACAGGATCAAGAACCCTGACCTGATTCATCCCGGGGACAAGCTGCTGGTCCCGGTGCCGCCGGGTCAGACGGCAAAGACGGAATCCAAGGGGAACCATCCCGTGCGCCGGCCGGCTGCTCCGAAAAAGGCCGCCTCACTCGAGAGAGTGCCGGTCAAGCCCGGCGAGCAGGAGCTGTTTCAACGGGCGCAGCGGGTGTACCTGGAGCATGATTACCGGGAAGCACTGGCTCGCCTGACCGACTTTTTAAGCAAGTTTCCTCGTTCGAGGTTCGCCGCGGATGCCTCCCTGTACCGCGCGGACTGTTTCCTGCACCTGTCCGGGGAGTAAATAGCCGCCTCTTCCGCCCGCTTCCAGACCTACACCAGAACCGCAACCACCGCGGGGGCACCTGTTGCTGAAGCACCACGCTGCGCCACAGATCCTGCTGGTAGAGCTGCGACTAGCGCGAGAGATAGCCTATTGTTGTGTAATGATATGTATTTATGAGGTTTTTTGAATGGGAGGGTTTGAACAAATGCAAGAAGCGATGGCGTTCCGTGTTGCGGCAGATGCCGGCCAGGTTTTGGGTGTGTGCGAGAAGGCTGAATTCGCCTGCGCCGAGCTCTACCACTATTTCGCCAACCTCTTCAAGGACGAGCGGGAGATTTTTTATATCTGGCTGAAGAGCGCACTGGAGCGGGAAAACCGGGCCAGGCTTCTGACTCTGGTCGGCAAGCTCGCGCTGGACGATGTGATAGTGGGGGTGCATCTGGAACTGGCGGAGGCGGAAGAGATCCTCGCCAAGGTCCGCGCGTCTCTGGAGCTGGCAAAGGCAGAGCCCCCCGAGGTCCGGGAGGCTCTGCAGCTAGCCATGGATTTGGAACGCACCCTGGATCGCATCACCATGGAAAAGGTGGTGCAGTTCACGGAGTCGTATCAACAGTGGTTCCTGGCCATCATGAACCGTGACCAGATGGAACTTTTGCAGAACGCCTACAAACAGCACGGCCGGGACTAGCCCGGCCGGTGGGATTTGCATAAAATATCGAGATCGTCTTCCAGCGGCTACCGGATTTCCTGGCGGTAGCCGTTTAATTTTGCCAGTTCCTGCACCAGCGGATCGACCTTGCGATCCGTGATGAAGATCCTCCCCCCTTTGGCGTCGTTGAGCATCACGCCAGGCATGCGCACCCCGTACCCATTCTCCCAAAGCGACCACAGTTCCTGCTCACCGTAGCGCCCGGCGACATCCATCCGGTTCAGCAGCTTGTCGGACAGGCTCTGCAGATCGTCGTGATCCTGGATCTGGATCACCTGGTAACCCTTGCCTTCCAGCAGGTTGGTGAGCGACTCGCCGAGCGGATTGCCCTGGAAACGTGCCAACACGTAACGCCTGCCGTTCTTCTCGAAGTAGCGATACACCGGGATCTCCAGCCGGACTCCGTTGTTGTCGCCGGCGTAGAGGTCGATACTCTTGTCGGCCTGGAACCGGATGCCCAGCGCCTCCAGGAGCGCGTCCGCAATGCTCCTCGGGTCCTTCTCCGGGATCTGGTACAACACGCTGTCGTCCGGCCTGCCGGTGATGATGGGGGCGGTCGAGGGGGTCTCCACCAGCTTGAAGCCGTGCGTGGCCAGGAGACGGACCAGCGCCTGCGGTGTGGCGGGACGCTTGCCCGGGACCTTGAGCAGGGTGATGTCCTGGCGCAGCAGGCTGTCCTGGCTCTTCTCTATCTTGAAGTCCGCCTGGACGATCACCTTGCAGTCGGTGCCGAAATCGACCAGGAAGTCCTCCTCGAAGGAGTAGAACCGGGCGGCGGTCAGCAGGGCGCGGTAAAAGGCGCGGGGATTGTCGGGGCGCTCGGAAATCACGGTCAACTGCGGGTTCTTCTCCTGGAGCAGCGACTTTACCAGCGGCGGGAGGCTCGCGCCCGAGTCGACGAGGATGGTGCCGCCGTCCTGGGCCGCCAGCACCGGGTAGCGCTGCGGATCGAGTGACAGTGAGAAGGCACTGGAGAGGTAATCGAGCTGGGCCTTGCTGGAGGGAGCGTTCGGTACCAGCTGCGGCCAGACCTGCGCCGCGTCCTGCACCGTTACGGGGGGGGCGACCGGCTCCTGCGGGCCTGCCGGGTGCGCCGCGGGGGCTTTGAAGAACATCATGGTGGCGCCCTTCACCTGGGGCGGTGCGATCCTGTCCGGTTTGGCGGCGACCTTCACGGCGCGATGCGACTTCGGCCGGGCCGCGTGCTCGGTCGCATCGATTGGTATCAGCAGTATCGTCCCCACCCGCAACCTGCGGACGTCGGCGAGATGGTTGGCCGACTGAACCCTGCGGGCCACCGCATCGGCCCGGTCACCGGTGATACCGTATTCCCTGGCCAGCACCCGGTACAGGAAGTCGCCGGGTTTCACCTTGTAGCTCACCGTCCCCGCTGTCTTGGGGACCGCCTTGGTTTTCGGGGGCGGAGTCGGCATGGGGTACTTCTTGGCCAGCGCCGCAGGTTCGATCTCGAACTTCTTGTCGATGGAGTAGGAGGTTAACGGAAAAGCGCCCAGCAGGATCAGGGCCAGGCCCAGTTGCTTCTTGTCGAGACTAACCAGCATGCAAACTCCCGAAGATAATGGTTAACACGGTATGCGACACAATGACTGAAACTGAAATCGGTGATGGAGTGTTGTGGTGGTGCCTCATTGGTGCCCCTTTTCGGGGAGCTGCAGCACGAGCCCCCGGATGCGCCGATTGGCCTTCTCGCGGTAGATCGCGATTTCGGCGCCGTCCTTGATCTTCCTGGTCTCGATAGCCAAGCCGTCCTGCTCCCTCGTCGCTCCCTTACCCGGGAGGTCGGTCCCGGTCGCTTCCTTGAAGTAGCTCCCCATCACGCTTTCATGGAGCGAAGCCTCCCCGTCGGCAACCACCTGGATAGCACGGATCTTCCCCTGCTCCCGGTAGATCCTGAACTGTTTCCCGTCGGCACGGTACAGCTCCCATCCCGGATGGGAGGCAGCGTATCCGGCGTCGGCGGGAACCTTGGGCACGAAACCGGGGAGCTTGCCTGCCGCCTGTTCGGTTGCCGGAGCGGGTGCGACCGCTGCCGGGGCGGGCACCACTGCTGCCGGGGCTGGTGACGTGCGCGGCGCAGGTGGCGCCGGTTCCTGCTTGGAACGTGGCCAGAAAACCACCCCCAGGGCGACTACCAGTACCCCGAGCACCGCCACGCCCGCAGGTTTGCGCCTGCTCGCGCCGCTGCCGGCGTCGAAGGCCGGTGCCGTGTCATCCTCTTCCGTGCTTTCCCCGCACAACTCGGGCGGTTTGCGGTAGATCTGGGCGGGGGTGGGGTACAGACTCTTAGCCGATGACGGGGCTTTCTCCGGTCGGGGCGGCGGCGCCTCGGGTGCCGGGGCGGACTCTTCCACCACCGGAGCAGCGGGCGCTGCCGGTACGAACACATCGGCCGTCGGGGTAACCGGCGCTGTGGATCTCTGCTCCTGCTGGGAGGGACGGAGGGATGACGGCTCCGGTTCGGACACGAAAAAACCGATCTCTTCGGCGGGGAAGGTTGCCAACTCTTCGGCTGCAGAGAGCGGCATTTCCGTCTCCATCACGGATTGCGGGTCCCTGTCGGGCTGCTCCGGCCACAGCGGGGCGAGGTGCGGTTCGAAGGCCGCATCGTCCAGGTCGGGTACCTCGAATTCGGGCGTGTCGTCGAGAACGAAAAGGTCGGGAAGGTCGGCTAGGGAGGAGAGGTCGGAAAAATCGGACGGGGGGGTGGCAGTAAGCCCGGAAATAACTTCGCTGCTGAGCAGCTGCATCACCTCGCCGCTCAGGCGCGCGGTGGGGAGGGCGAGGCTCAAGGAGTAGTCGAAGCCGATGGCGGGTTCGCCGGGCGACTCGCCTTCCTCTAGCAGGATCAGCTGCACGGCCGGGTCCGCGACCAGGGCCCTGGTCTGGGAGGCGATCTCCTCTGCGGGAATGCCATCCAGTTCGCTCTGGATGAAGACGTAGCGCGGCTGCTCCTTGGGCAACCTCCTGATGGCACTGGGCAGGTCGGTTTCGAAGGTTAGGCTTTTCGGAGACTGGATGCGCAGGCTCTCGATAAGATCGAGTGCACGTTCATCACTGGCTATAAAGAAGATTTCAGCCATTTGATACCCATCATATCTGAATGAGGTGAGTACATCGTGTCCGGAAATTTGGTTGTAGCCGTACCGCGTGAACCTGAAGTGTAGGATGTCGTTTGTTTTTAATATAAAAAACAGTAAACGTCAAAATTATTTTAGGTTAATCCCCTGGGAAAGTCCTGGAATCTCCGGAGTTTTGTCTCGATCGGGGTCTGTAATACTTAATGGCGTTTCCGCAAAGTACCTTGCGTGCCAGATCGAGGTCGAGGGTGTCGAGGATAAGACGCAGGTCCTGGTCCTGGTAGGGGCGGGGCGCGCGTGTCGAGGGGAGGTCGGTGCCGAACATGAGTGCGTCGGGATTGGCGCGGCAAATGTCGCGGACCGCGCCGGCCACGTCGAAATCGACCCTGCCGAAGCCGGTTGCTTTCACGCGGACACCCCGTTCCACCAGCGCCAGCAGGGAGGGAAGACCGCTCGCCGAGAGCCCGAGGTGGTCGATGCTGACTGCGGGTAGCCGGAGCAGGGTGGGGGCGAGCTCAGGAAGCTCGCGGGAGTCGACGTACAGCTCAACGTGCCACCCTGCCAGTTCATGGACCCTGCGCGCCATCCGGTCCAGGTGCTCCACCTTTTCCGAGCCGCCGCGCTTGATGTTGAAGCGGACCGCACGCACGCCCAGCCCGTCCAGGCGCAGCACCTCGTCGTCGTCCACCCCGATGGGAAGCTGGGTTACCCCGACGAAGTCGGGTCCGAGGGTGGCGAGGGCGTCCTCGAGGTAGGACTGGTCCAAGGCCTGGAAGGAGCCCGAGACGATGGCGCCTCCGGCGAGGTTCAGGCCGGCGGTGCGCTGCAGGTAGTCGCGGCAGGTGAAGTCGTCGGGGAGGAATCCCTGGTTTTCCACGAGCGGGAAACGGCGGTCGATGATGTGGAAATGGCTGTCGAAGACGGGGACGGTGGCGGCGAGGTCAGGTGTCATCTGCTACCTCCTTGGCGCCCTCAGTGGCGCCGGGTGTCGTCCTGGTTGGGGCCTATCTGGAGGCTCGCCTTGGCGATGAAGATTTCCCGCAGGAAGCAGATCAGTCCGGACACCATGAGGATCATGCCGAGGATGAAGAGCAACGCGACCGGCAGCGAGATGTCATAGCGCAGGTAATCGCCTATGAAGAGCATGGCGATGACGGTGCAGACCAGGACGGCGGTGGCGGTGCACAAAAAGATCGCGTGTCCGATCAGGTCGGCGCGACGCTTGAGTACGGCGAGGGCTGTGTGCAGCCGGGGGACCGCTTCGGGAACGGCGTTTTCCAGTTTCGCCTCGTGGAAACGGGCGCGGTCGATGACGCGTGCCAGCCGGTTGGTCATCACGCTCAGCATGGTGCCGATCGCGGTGAGCAGGAAGACGGGGGCCACCGAGAGCTGGATGACGTGGGCCATGGTGCCGACTGTCTGGGTATCGCGCAGCATCTATCTGTTCTCCTTGTGGATCCTTCTCAGGTCTCGAAGCGTTGTTCCAGTTCCGTCCTGAACTGGTCCATGTCGATCCCCTTCAACCTGATCAGGTCCTTCATGACGGGATCGAGCATGGTATTGGCGGTATGGAGCGCCGCCCGGTTGACCCTGATCTCCCCGAGTGCCTTTTCGCGTCCTTCGTGGGTCAGCAGCAGGTCGGACCGCTCGTTGTAGAAGCGGTGGATCAGG
It encodes the following:
- a CDS encoding histone H1-like repetitive region-containing protein; amino-acid sequence: MPGKVHHVHLYKIFRASFSKIPVVLLLIALLLPAPAFSLDSDDSQIFITGFNAYQKRDYKAAIDNMSGLLKKYPDTPLKDMAIFWLARAHYKVGNNAEAGKYMAQFLHDYPESPLKATVEDELLQLADKYQKGQPITAAPKTAAQPVIDKAAAEKAAAEKAAAEKAAAEKAAAEKAAAEKTAAEKAAAEKAAAEKVAADKIAADKAAAEKAAAEKAAAEKAAAEKAAAEKTAALKAEAKKTAKAKKPVAEKGKSPALRKKAIAAYKGVIDRYPGTAAASNASAKLLQMGIQYPAIKSVGTTAAPGEVTQVFEIEVAQFADVDVDLGAAAESLEAGKAFAIPMVIANTGNGSDSFSLESGFPPEYGFHFAAAANPGVAITKTPTLAVGEKFRVVGVGTMPRGNIDGQKNSYPVKVTSSFAKEASQTREIALVTSAPLLRGVVKTEKTKLLPGEKVSYRISLLNIGSAPARAVTFRLNYPPQYEPVGLPSAAKQEAGALVMSGMRLKSGESQDINVTFRLKDEALADQELFVRADILNGDLDKKESFVSATSVVQRVSGVTARTTAGKVVVIPGQTVSVPLIVTNTGNVREVFSIKATVPADAAYKFYEDVNRDGKRQSSEPIINHVGSLSPREEAYVIFEIETPATATDGAAASASVRFESENAPDRSAAVNLQMAYSRPVLELSLAARGGKLKPGEVSSLELNCVNRGSNLAKQVTLQSVLPAQLELVAADPSFSRVDNGVYLWRFDELGAGEKRNIKVTYRVKPGIAVGTSVQMKNSLTYQDLLGNRY
- a CDS encoding amidohydrolase family protein, coding for MTPDLAATVPVFDSHFHIIDRRFPLVENQGFLPDDFTCRDYLQRTAGLNLAGGAIVSGSFQALDQSYLEDALATLGPDFVGVTQLPIGVDDDEVLRLDGLGVRAVRFNIKRGGSEKVEHLDRMARRVHELAGWHVELYVDSRELPELAPTLLRLPAVSIDHLGLSASGLPSLLALVERGVRVKATGFGRVDFDVAGAVRDICRANPDALMFGTDLPSTRAPRPYQDQDLRLILDTLDLDLARKVLCGNAIKYYRPRSRQNSGDSRTFPGD
- a CDS encoding DUF2721 domain-containing protein, which translates into the protein MLRDTQTVGTMAHVIQLSVAPVFLLTAIGTMLSVMTNRLARVIDRARFHEAKLENAVPEAVPRLHTALAVLKRRADLIGHAIFLCTATAVLVCTVIAMLFIGDYLRYDISLPVALLFILGMILMVSGLICFLREIFIAKASLQIGPNQDDTRRH
- a CDS encoding LysM peptidoglycan-binding domain-containing protein yields the protein MLVSLDKKQLGLALILLGAFPLTSYSIDKKFEIEPAALAKKYPMPTPPPKTKAVPKTAGTVSYKVKPGDFLYRVLAREYGITGDRADAVARRVQSANHLADVRRLRVGTILLIPIDATEHAARPKSHRAVKVAAKPDRIAPPQVKGATMMFFKAPAAHPAGPQEPVAPPVTVQDAAQVWPQLVPNAPSSKAQLDYLSSAFSLSLDPQRYPVLAAQDGGTILVDSGASLPPLVKSLLQEKNPQLTVISERPDNPRAFYRALLTAARFYSFEEDFLVDFGTDCKVIVQADFKIEKSQDSLLRQDITLLKVPGKRPATPQALVRLLATHGFKLVETPSTAPIITGRPDDSVLYQIPEKDPRSIADALLEALGIRFQADKSIDLYAGDNNGVRLEIPVYRYFEKNGRRYVLARFQGNPLGESLTNLLEGKGYQVIQIQDHDDLQSLSDKLLNRMDVAGRYGEQELWSLWENGYGVRMPGVMLNDAKGGRIFITDRKVDPLVQELAKLNGYRQEIR
- a CDS encoding rubrerythrin, with protein sequence MQEAMAFRVAADAGQVLGVCEKAEFACAELYHYFANLFKDEREIFYIWLKSALERENRARLLTLVGKLALDDVIVGVHLELAEAEEILAKVRASLELAKAEPPEVREALQLAMDLERTLDRITMEKVVQFTESYQQWFLAIMNRDQMELLQNAYKQHGRD
- a CDS encoding LysM peptidoglycan-binding domain-containing protein, whose amino-acid sequence is MAKHRIVTLGSLVLLACGSAGHAEEMLLYTPKQATGTEAPASPKDGVLVRTVTVKRGDTLAKLSRKHIGVSDYFPQMLVFNRIKNPDLIHPGDKLLVPVPPGQTAKTESKGNHPVRRPAAPKKAASLERVPVKPGEQELFQRAQRVYLEHDYREALARLTDFLSKFPRSRFAADASLYRADCFLHLSGE